The genomic interval CCGGACCCCGGCCGCGACTGGCTCAATGTCGTCGCCGCGCTGGTGGATGCACTGACCGTGGTGGTCGTCAGGCCGCCGGGTGAGGTGACACCGGGGGAGGCGTCCCGGCTCGCCGCCCGGCTCCGGACCCGCGGCGCGATGCTGATCGCGTCCGGTTCCTGGCCAGGCAGTGAGGCCCGGTTCGAGATCGAGAGCAACGCCTGGACCGGCCTCGGCGACGGTGAGGGTCTGCTCACCGCTCGCCGGGCCACGGTCGCGGTGACCGGTCGGCGGGCCGCCGTGCGCGCTCGTCGTCATGAGCTCTGGCTTCCCGCTCCCGACGGCGCCATCCGGTCCGTCGAGCCGGTCGGGACCACTCGCGAGGAAGCTCCCCGCTGGCAGGAAGAGTGGGCGGACGAGATCGGCGCGGTGGGCTGATGGCGGGCCGTGGTCTCACCCGCACGATGGTGATCTGGGTGCCCGACTGGCCGGTGACGGCGGCCGCGGTGGCGACCGGGCGGTCGCCGGACGAGCCGATCGTCGTGCTGGAGAAGGGGAAGGTGCTCGCCACCTCCGCCGCCGCGCGGGCCGAAGGGGTGCGGCGCGGCCAGCGGGCCCGGGACGCGCAGTCGCGGTGCCCGGAGCTGGTCGTGCTGAAGTACGACCCGGTGATCGACGCGCGGGCGTTCGACCCGGTGATCGCGTGCCTGGAGGCGATCACGCCGGGTGTGCAGGTGATCCGCCCGGGCATGTGCGCGTTGAAGGCGCGCGGTCCGGCCCGGTTCTACGGCGGCGAGCAGGCGGCGGCGGAGAAGCTGCTCGACCGGCTGGAGACGTTCGACGTGCCGGGCAGCCGGGTCGGGATCGCCGACGGTCCGTTCGCCGCGGAGCAGGCGGCGCGGACGAGCTCCGCGCGGACCAGGGTGCAGGTGGTGCCGCCGGGCGGATCACCGGAGTTCCTCGCGCCGTTGTCGGTCGACCTGCTCGAGCAGCCGGAGCTCACGGACCTGCTGCGCCGGCTGGGGTTGCGGTCGCTGGGTGCGTTCGCCCAGCTGTCCGGGACCGAGGTGCTGACCCGGTTCGGCCCCGGCGGCGCCTTCGCCCATCGGCTGGCCGGCGGGTCCGACGATCGCCCGGTGACCGGCCGGGAGGTCCCGCCGGAGCTGATCCGCGCGCTCGACTTCGAGCCGTCCGTGGACCGGGTCGACCAGGTCGCGTTCGCGGTCCGGGTGATCGCCGACGAGCTGATCGCCCGGCTGACCGAGCTCGGCCTGGTGTGTACGACGCTGCGGATCGAGGTCGGCACCGAGTCCGGGCGGATCCACGAGCGGGAGTGGCTGCATCCGCGCTGGTTCACCGCGGCGGACGTGGTGGACCGGGTGCGTTGGCAGCTGCAGGGGAGCGGCACGGCGACCAGCGAGCTGACGTCATCCGTGGTCCGGATCCGGTTGGTCCCGGACCAGGTGGATCCGGTCGGTGCGCATGTCGACGGCTTGTGGGGCGGCGGGGCGGACGAGCGGATCCACCGGGCGTTGTCGCGGGTGCAGAGCATGCTCGGTCACGGCGCGGTCGTGTCGGTGGTGATCGGTGGCGGGCGAGGGTTCGCGGAGCGGCAGACGCTGATCCCGTGGGGCGATCCGCCGGTGCCGGCGCGATCTCCGGACCAGCCGTGGCCCGGAGCGATCACCGGGGCGAAGCAATGGCCGACGCCGGCGCCGACCACGATCTTCCCGGAGCCGATCCCCGCGAAGGTGTTCGCCGCGGACGGCGCCCAGGTGTCGGTCAGCGCCCGCGGTGAGCTGTCCGGCGCCCCGGCCGCGTTCTCCCTGCTACCCGCCAGCGGGCCGGGTGTTCAAGTTGCCGACAGCAACAAAATCCATCCGATCACCGCCTGGGCCGGCCCCTGGCTCAGCACCGAACGCTGGTGGGACCCCAGCACCGAGACCCGCCAGGCCCGCTTCCAGTTCCAGACCGCCGACACCCGCGCCTGGCTCTTCACCCTCCACCAAACCACCTGGCAGGCCCAAGCCACCTACGACTGACCTGCGCCTCCTTGGTGGAGGGTTTCCAGCACCTCACTGGAGGGTTTCTTGCGCTATCCCCGCAAAACCCACCTAAGACCGCGGGCATCCATGAGGGTGCGCAGTTTCGGGTGCGTTCCGGACGAGGACCTTCCGGAACCGCGCAGACGTTAAGTTGGTCCGCATGCACCGCAGCCGAGTGTCCACGTTCCTGATCGACGTACGGCGGGACGAGGTGGACGACGCGGCGACGTTCTGGTCCGCCGCGCTCGGCGTGCGGACGTCGTCACCGGACGGCGAGCCGCAGTTCATCAGCCTGCACGACGCGATCCCGGGGTACGTCACTGCGATCCAGTCCGTCGACGACGAGCCGCGGTACCACGTCGACATCGAGACCGACGACGTCGCCGCAGAGGTCACCCGCCTGACCGAACTCGGCGCAGTGGAGATCGCCGACTGGCAGGGCTGCCACACGTTGCGCGCGCCCGGCGGCCACTTGTTCTGCGTCATCCCGGTCCACAGCGACCCGGCGTACTTCGAGCAGCACGCAACCGTTTGGGGGAGTGAATGAGCGTGACAGTGCGGGACATGGTGCCCGCGTTTCTCGGCTTCTGGATGAGCAAGGAGAGGTCCTGGGACGAGTACGTCGGGAAGCACCCGGAGGTCTTCAACGATCTGACCAGATCAGGCCGGACGTTGCAGGAAGCGCATCGGGAGAAGGCGTTCGCGGCGTACGAGCAGTTCGCGGACCGGATCCGTGCCAACGCGCCGCACGCCACCCGGTGGATCGAGCAGGCCGCCGATCGCGTCGTACCGCTGCTCGACGCCGCCCACCTCGACATCGACGGCGTCGCGATGGTCGGGCTCGCCACCTCGAACGGCTGGGTCGCCGACGGCACGCTGTACCTCGCGGTCGAGCTGATCCCGGACGAACGCGCCGCCGAGATCCTCGCCGCCCACGAGATCGCGCACGCGCTGCAGGCGCCGCTTCCCGAGCAGCCGTGGCCGGACGACGGTCCGCTCGGCCAGGACATCTACAGCGAAGGCTTCGCCACCGCACTCACGGCCGAACTGTTCCCGCAGTACACCCTCGCCGAGCACCTCTGGTTCGGCCCCGGGTACGACGACTGGCTCGCCGACTGCCGACGCCAGGAGGCGGCCGCCCGCGCCGCGATCCTCGCCAACCTCGACTCCGAGGACGCCGACGTCAGCCGGCGCTTCCTCACGCTCAGCGGCGAGTCCGAGCTCCCGCAGCGCATCGGGTACTACGTGGGCACCAGGCTGATCCAGGACCTCCGCCGCGAGCACTCGTGGCCCGACCTGGCCCGCTGGTCCACCGCCCGGGCCATGCAGGAGCTCCGTACTTGGCTGACCGACAACGACAACGACAACGACCCTGTCGACGCCGGAGTTCCGCGCTAGGCCGGCAGCAGAATCGGCCGTCGGAGGCGCGTTGCCGGGGCTAGGCTCCGAGCCATGACTGAGCTTGCGGCGACGTTCCACCAGGAGGCAGTAGCGGAGGCCTATCAGCATCGGCCGCCGTACCCGGACGAGGTGTTCGACCGGCTCGTGGCGCTGATCGCCGACGAGCCGCGGCGGGTGCTCGACATCGGTGCCGGCGAGGGTGCGATCGCCCGGCCGCTCGCGCCGCGGGTCGAGCAGGTCGATGCGATCGACTTCTCCCAGTCGATGGTCGACGCCGGCAGGCAGCGGCCCGGCGGCGATCACCCGAACATCAGCTGGCAGGTCAGTGCGATCGAGACCGCCGAGCTCGACGGTCCGTACGCGCTGGTGACGGCCGGCGCGAGCATCCACTGGATGCCGTGGGAGGAGACGTTCGCGCGGATCGTGCCGCACCTGACCCCGAACTCCCAGCTCGTCGTCATCGAGCACGGCCCCGTCGACATGCCGTGGTGGGACGACGCGGTACAGGCCATCCAGCGGCACTCGCGCAAGAAGAACCACGACCCGAAGTACAGCGTGGTCGAGGCGATCCGGGACCGCGGCCTGCTCGATCTCACCGGTACGGCGCGGACGGCGCCCGTCACCTATCGCCAGAAGGTCGTCGACTACGTCGAGGGGTTCCACTCGACCTCCAGCCTGGCACGGGATCTGATGACGCCGGAGGAGGCCGCCGACTTCGACGCGACCGTCGAGGAAGCGGTCCGGCCGTACGCGAAGGACGGCGTACTGGAGCTGAAGATCGAGGCCGAGCTCAGCTGGGGTCGACCGCGAGCTTAGAAGCACGCGCCTGCAGGTAGCGCTGCTCGGGAAGACTCTGGGTAAGCCGCGCGGCGAGCTCGTAGGCCTGCCGCGCGGCAACCTCGTCGCCGGACAGCTCCAGCAGGTGAGCGCGCACCGCGGCCAATCGGTGGTGCTCCTGCAACGCAGCGTCCACGTCGTCGAGCAAGGCCAGCCCCGCGGCCGGGCCGTGCACCATGGCGACCGCGACGATCCGGTTCAGCGTCACCATCGGACCCGGCGCGGTCGACTCGAGGAGTTCGTACAGCATCAGGATCTCGCGCCAGTCGGTGTCCTCGGCCCGCGCGGACGAGTCGTGGACCGCGGCGATCGCTGCCTGCAGTTGATACAGCCCGACCGGCGCCGCCTGCAACGTGGCCGTGATCAACTCGGTGCCCTCGGCAATCGCCTTGGCGTCCCACAGCGTCCGGTCCTGCTCCGGCAACGGCACCAACGCCCCGTCCGCCGTCGTCCGGGCCGGCCGCCGCGCATCCGTCAGCAACATCAACGCCAGCAGCCCGGCCACCTCACCCTCCGCCGGCAGCTGCACCCGCAACTGCCGGGTCAGCCGGATCGCCTCCGTGCTCAGCTCGACCCGGTGCAGCGACGTACCGGACGACGCCGTGTAGCCCTCGTTGAAGATCAGATACAGCACATGCAGTACGGCGGCCAGCCGCTCCGGCTGCTCCGCGGCCGGCGGCATCGCGAACCGGGCACCCTGGAGCTTCGCCTTCGCCCGGCTGATCCGCTGGCCGATCGTTGCCTCCGGCACCAGAAACGCCCGGGCGATCTCGCCGGTGGTCAGGCCGCCGACCGCGCGCAGCGTCAGCGCGACCTGGGACTGCGACGTGAGCGCCGGGTGGCAGCACAGCATCAGCAACGTCAGCGAGTCGTCGACCGACGACGCGGGCTCCGGATCCGGCGCGACCGCGACCGCCTCCTCCCGGCGCGTGCGGGCCGCCTCGTTCCGCAGTACTTCGATGCGCCGCCGGGACGCGACCGTGATCAGCCAGCCGCGCGGATTCGCCGGAACACCCTCACCAGGCCACTGCAGCGACGCGGCGAGCAGAGCCTCCTGTACGGCGTCCTCGCACGCGTCGAAGTCGCCGTACCGCCGGACGAGCGCGGCCAGCACCTGCGGCGCCTGCTCCCGCAGCAGCTCCTCGATCACTTGAACGCACCGAGATCGCGGACCGGCCGGACCTCCACGACGCTGAACGGAGCCTCCGGGATCTGCGCGACGATCTCCACCGCACGGTCCATCGAGTCGCAGTCCAGCAGGTAGAACCCGGCCAGCTGCTCCTTCACCTCGGCGAACGGCCCGTCCGTCGTCATCGGCTTCCCGTCCCGGACCAGCACCTGCTTGGTCAGCCCCGGGTCGTCCAGCGACTCCGACGCGACCAGCTCCCCGCGGGCCTCGAGCGCCTCGTGCAGGCCGGCGTACCCGGCCATGCCTTCCTTCTTCTGCTCGTCGGACAGCGAGTCCCACACCGCTCGCGATTCGGGGTTTCCGTAGATCAGCACCAGGAACTTCATGATCAGCCCTCCCGCTCCAAGGATCACTCTCGGGTATCGATCGGGTCACCGCTTCGCACCACCCATAGCGGACCACGGGCCGACGCGTTCTGGTATCAGGGGAAAGTCGGGGCATGCCCCGGCATGGCCGCCCGTAAACCTGTCGGGGCACCCCAGTAGAGTTACGACGGGTATCAGGGTGAGAGAGGGAGGGGTCGCGTGCCGGACTTGGAAGTGTCCGACCGGGTTTGGACGATCCCGAACGCGCTCAGCTTCCTCCGATTGCTGGGTGTGCCGCTCTTCCTGTGGCTGGTGCTCGGTCCCAAGGAGGACGGCTGGGCGCTGCTGGTGCTCGCGATCTCCGGGTTCACCGACTGGGCGGACGGCCAGATCGCCCGCCGGATGAACCAGACCAGCCGGCTCGGCCAGATGCTCGACCCGGTCGCCGACCGGCTGTACATCTTCGCGACCGTCGTCGGCCTCGCGTTGCGCGACATCATCCCGTGGTGGCTGGCGATCGCGCTGCCGCTGCGGGACGTGCTGCTGACGCTGACCCTGCCGGCGCTGCACCGCCGCGGCTTCAACGCGCTGCCGGTGCACTTCCTCGGCAAGTCCGCCACGTTCTGCCTGCTGTACGCGTTCCCGCTGCTCCTGCTCGGCGACGGCGACACCACCCTCAACCTGCTCGCCCGCGTCTTCGGCTGGGCGTTCGCGATCTGGGGGACCGGGCTGTACTACTGGGCCGGCGCGCTGTACTTCGCCCAGCTGCGGCACCTCGTCCAGACCGTGAAGCCGATCAAGGACGCGGCCGGGTAGACCCGTGACACAGCAAGCCCCCCAACAGACGACGCAGAAGCCGCGCCGCGTCGACGCGTCGATGTCGCTGCTGAACAACCTGATGGCGCACCCGATCGACGAGGGGTACGCCGTTGCCGCCCGGACCCGGCCGAAGGACGGCGGCAAGGCCTTCCGGTCCCGGCACCGGGTGATGCTGGTGGCGGCCACGCTCGTGCTCGGGTTCCTGCTCGCGATCGCCGCCTCGCAGAACTACCGCGGCGCGCCCGAGGCCGAGAAGCAGCGCAACGAGCTGATCGACCGCATCAACCAGGCCGACAGCCGGCTGACCGGCCTGCGCAACCACCAGTCCCAGCTCGCCGACGAGGTGCGCCGGTTGCAGGCCAGCGGACTGAGCAACGACAGCACCGGCGCCGCACTGCAGCAGAAGCTCGACGACCTCGAGCTGCAGACCGGGGCGATCTCGGTCACCGGTCCCGGGCTCAAGGCGGTCATCGACGACGCCAAGAACGCCGACGCCAAAGAGGGCCGGCTGCTCGACGTCGACCTGCAGCAGCTGGTCAACGGCCTGTGGACGTCCGGTGCGGAGGCGATCTCGGTGAACGGTCACCGGATCACCTCGCTGACCGCGATCCGCGGCGCGGGCAGCGCGATCACGGTCGACTACAGCTCGCTGACCCCGCCGTACACGGTGCTCGCAGTCGGGGACACCGCGACCATGCCGGCCCGGTTCGCGCAGAGCTCGGGTGGCCAGTGGGTGCAATACCTGGTCAGCAACTTCGATGTCCGGATGACGATCACGACGGAGGACTCCTTGCTGGTGCCGGCCGATGCGACCATCGCGTTGCGCTACGCGAAAGTGGGATCGAGATGATCGCCGTACTCGGACTGGTGATCGGTGTCGTGGTCGGTCTGCTGGTCGCGCCCGACGTGCCGGACTGGGCCCAGCCCTACCTGCCGATCGCGGTCGTGGCCGCGCTCGACGCGGTGTTCGGCGCGCTCCGGGCGTTCCTGGACGGGATCTTCGACGACAAGGTGTTCGTCGTGTCCTTCGTCTCCAACGTGCTGATCGCGGCCCTGATCGTCTACCTGGGTGACCAGCTCGGCGTCGGCTCGCAGCTGTCCACCGGTGTGGTGGTCGTGCTCGGCATCCGGATCTTCACCAACATGGCCGCCATCCGGCGCCACATCTTCCGGGCCTGATCGATGGCAGACGACAAACCCACCGAGAAGGTCGAGCCGCCGCAGCCGGCGACGCCGACCCCGATGCCGAAGCCGAAGACGCCCAACCTGGCGTTGCGGCGGCTCAAGGCCGGGTTCAAGCCGTCCCGCGGGCAGGCCATCGTCGCCGTCGTACTGGCGCTGGTCGCCTGCGTGGCCGTGGTCCAGGTGCGGGTGAACCGGGCCGACGACGGCTACCAGAACGCCCGCCGCGAGGACCTGATCGCGATCCTGGACGGCCTCGGCCAGAACACCCGCCGGCTGGAGAGCGAGATCGCCGATCTGGAGGAGCGGAAGAACTCGCTGTCCTCGAGCGCGGACAAGGCGCAGACCGCCCGCGAGCAGGCCGAGGCCCAGGTCCGCACCCTCGGCATCCTGGCCGGTACGCTGCCCGCGACAGGTCCTGGTGTGCGGATCACGCTCAACGACCCGCAGGCCAAGATGACCTCGAGCAACCTGCTGGACGCGATCGAGGAATTGCGTGACGCCGGTGCCGAGGCGATCCAGATCAACGGGTTGGTCCGCGTGGTCGCCAGTACCGACTTCGTGGACGACGCCCCGGGGATCCGGGTCGACGGTCAGAAGGTCAACTCGCCGTACGTGATCGAGGCGATCGGGGAGTCGCACAACCTGGCCGAGGCGGCCAACTTCCCCGGCGGCCTGGTCAGCGAGGTGACCGGTCCGCAGGTCGGCGGAACGGCCGAGGTGACCGAGCTGACGACCGTCGCCGTGTCCGCCTTGCACGCGCCGGAGGAGCATCGTTACGCTCGCCCGGCGCCCAGCCCGACCAAGTAGTTTCTGTCCTTGAGGGAAAGAGGAACGAAGGTGTACCCCGAAGACCTGAAGTACACGGCCGAGCACGAGTGGCTGAAGGCCGGTAGCGACGGACCGGTGCGGGTCGGCATCACCGACTTCGCGCAGGACCAGCTCGGCGACATCGTGTACGTGCAGCTGCCCGAGGTCGGCAGCACGGTGCGGGCCGGCGACGCCTGTGGGGAGCTGGAGTCGACCAAGAGCGTGAGCGACCTGTTCGCCCCGGTGAACGGCACCGTGACCGCGGTGAACGAGGCCCTCGCGGACCAGCCGGACCTGGTGAACAGCGACCCGTACGGCGAGGGCTGGCTGCTCGACATCGAGGTCGAGGACGCGGCCGAGGTGGCGGCGCTGATGGACGCCGATGCCTATCAGGGACAGCTCGACCCGAGCTGATAGGTTTTGGGACCTCAACTGCCGGTCGAGGGTTGAGGTCCCCTCATCTTGTTCCGCAACGTCACACTGTTCATACGGGGTCTATCGAAAACGTCGCCGGACCACCGGCGATCGGGAGGATCACAGCATGCCGTTCTGCAACCAGTGCGGGCACGAGAACTCCGAGGGCAGCAGGTTCTGCTCGCAGTGCGGAGCGATGCTGCCTGGCGCGGATCGCCCGGCGGCAGCCCCGGCGACCCCTCTGCCGACGCCGGGGGTCACCGACACCGCGATGCTGACTCCGATCGGCGCCGAGCCGGAGACGGAGCAGACCGGTGAGCCGCTGTCGGCCGACGACGAGGCCGCCGTCGGCGCGCTGCCGGCCGGATCCGCCCTGCTGATCGTCCAGCGCGGTCCCAACGCGGGCAGCCGCTTCCTGCTCGACGTCGACGTGGTCACCGCGGGCCGGCACCCGGACAGCGACATCTTCCTCGACGACGTGACCGTGTCCCGCCGGCACGCGGAGTTCCGCCGCGACGGGTACGGCGTGAAGGTCCGCGACGTCGGCAGCCTGAACGGCACGTACGTCAACCGCGACCGGATCGACGAGGTCCAGCTGAACAACGGCGACGAGGTTCAGATCGGCAAGTACCGGCTGGTGTACTACGCCAGTGGCCAGGCCTGATCCCAGCGCCGCCGATCGCACGGCCCCGGATCGCACCGCCGGAGGGCCGGCGGACGGTCGCGGCATCGGGGCGGTGCTGCAGCTGCTGCAGGCCGAGTTCGCCGACGTCACGATCTCCAAGATCCGGTTCCTCGAGGCCGAGGGGCTGGTGACACCGGCCCGGACGGCGTCGGGGTACCGGAAGTTCAGTGCCGCCGACGTCGAGCGGCTGCGGTACGTGCTGACCGCGCAACGCGACCAGTACCGGCCGCTGAAGGTGATCAAGGAGCATCTCGGGGCGATCGACCGCGGCCTGCGTCCGGCCGCCGCGGGTCCACCGGTCGCGCCGAGCTCGTTGCCGCAGACCCCCGGTCAGCCGGTCGCGGACGACTTCGGTGCCTCGGGCACCGAGCTGCGGCTGACCCGGGACGAGCTGCGGACCGCTGCCGGCGTACCGGCCGCGCTGCTCGACGAACTGGAGAGCCACGGCCTGGTGGTGGCCAGCGGCAACCACTACGGCGGCGACGCGATCGTGATCGCCCAGGTCGCCGCGGAGCTGGCCGGGTACGGACTCGAGCCGCGGCACCTGCGCGCGTTCCGTACGGCGGCCGATCGGGAGGTCGGCCTGATCGAGCAGGTCACCGGCCCGCGCCGGACCGAACAGACCGGCGAACTGGCCGCGCTCACCGTCCGCCTGCACACCGCCCTGGTCCGTTCCCGCCTACCACGTCCGTAGCGACCCCGTCGGCCACCTCGGGGCTTCCCTGCGGAGTAGGCTGAACGTGTGCGCGAAGTCGACGTGGTCGGAGTCCGGGTGGAGATGCCCTCGAGTCAGCCGATCGTGCTGCTGAAAGAGGTCGGCGGAGAGCGGTATCTGCCGATCTGGATCGGAGCTGCCGAGGCGAGTGCGATCGCGTTCGCGCAGCAAGGCATGGAGCCGCCACGGCCGCTGACGCACGACCTGTTCGCCGAGACCATCCGGGTGCTCGGGCACACGCTCAGCCAGGTCCGGATCGTGAACCTGAACGACGGCATCTTCGAGGCGGTCCTGGTCTTCGACGACAAGACCGAGATCTCCGCGCGCCCGTCGGACTCGATCGCGCTCGCGCTGCGCACCGGCACCCCGGTGTTCTGCGCCGACGAGATCCTGGCCGAGGCCGGGATCCCGGTCCCGGAGAGTGAGACGGCCGACGACGAGGTGGTGGAGGAAGAGGAGGTCGAGCGGTTCCGCGAGTTCCTCGACCAGGTCACTCCGGAGGACTTCGACAAGAGCTGACCGCCCACGAGATTTGCCTCCGCCGGTACAAGATCGGCTTGGTAACGATTCGTACGGCGGTCGCGACACGCTCCCGGCTCGGCGCGGTTGTCGTTGACCCGGTCAGAGCGGCGGCTTACCGTGAAGGAGTCGTGGGGTGCTGTCACTCCACGCAGATGGCTCGTTCCAGTCGGTATCCAGGGAGGCTCAGGCGTGACACGCACCGGGGACACGGATCTGACGCAGTCGGCTTCCGACGCGCACGCCGCGGCAGCTGAGACTGCCGGCGTCCAGGGTCTGCTGTTCGACGACGACCTGCGGCCGATGCCGGAGGACGTCGGGTTCCGGGGACCGACGGCCTGCGCCGCGGCCGGGATCACCTACCGGCAGCTCGACTACTGGGCGAGGACCGGACTGGTCTCTCCGTCGGTCCGCCCGGCGACCGGCTCCGGGACGCAGCGGCTGTACGGTTTTCGTGACGTGCTGTTGCTGAAAGTGATCAAGCGGCTGCTCGACGCCGGGATCTCGCTGCAGCAGATCCGGACCGCGATCGCGCACCTCAGCAAGCGTGGCTTCGACGACCTGACCCAGATCACGCTGATGAGCGACGGCGCGTCGGTGTACATGTGCAGCTCGCCCGACGAGGTGATCGACCTGCTGGCCGGTGGCCAGGGCGTGTTCGGCATCGCGCTCGGCGGCGTCTGGCGCGAGGTCGAGGGTTCGCTGTCCGAGCTGCCCACGGAGCGTGCCGACGGTCACGACGAAGGCGACTCCGACGGCCACACCGGCGACGAGCTCGCCGCCCGCCGTCGCGCCCGCATGACCGGCTGACATAGCTTTACTTTGTGCGCCCACTCACTGCTGACTCGCTCCGCGGTGTGTGGGCGACTTTGTTGTTGCCCCTGAATGCGGACGACTCGATCGACTTCGGTCGTCTGGAGTCTCAGCTGGCGACCCTCGCCGGGTCGCAGGTCGACGGGTTGTATGCGCACGGGACGGCGGGGGAGTTCCAGACCCTGACCGAGGACGAGTTCGACCGGATCAACTCGTTGCTTGCCGGGGCGGGTAAACCGTTCCAGATCGGCGCCAGTCATCCGTCGGCGCAGGTTCAGCTGTCGCGGGTCGAGCGTGCGGCGACGTTGGCACCTGGAGCGATTCAGGCGGTAGTCCCGGACTGGCTTCCGCTGAATGAGCGTGAGCTGCTGGAGTTCTTCCGGCGAGTGGCCGGCGCCGCGGGCGACGTGCCGTTGGTGTTGTACAACCCGCCCCATGCCAAGACGCAGGTCGGTCCTCGGCAGCTCGCCGGCCTGGCGGCGGCGGTGCCGACTCTGATCGGGTTAAAGACCGCAGGTGGGGACAAGGCCTGGTTCGACGAGGCTCTGCAGTCCGGGTTGGCCCTCTTCGTGCCCGGGCACTTCCTCGCGAGTATGTCGTTACTCGGTGCGCACGGCAGCTACTCGAACGTCGCCGCGCTGTCGCCCGACGGCGCCGTACGGACGGCCGATGATCTGGACGTCGAGCGGCGGATCGGTGAGTTCTTCGAGGCGCACGTCGCGCCGCTGCAGAAGGCCGGCCTGTCGAACCCGGCGCTGGACAAGTTCCTGGCCGCGGTCGGGGACTGGGCCGATGTCGGCACCCGGGCCCGCTGGCCGATGCAGTCGGCGACGCCGGAGCAGGTCGAGGCGGCACGACCGGTCGCGCGTCGGCTGCTGCCCGAACTGTTCCGCGATTCCTGGTAGCCTCGACTCAGCCGTACACAGCACTCGGGAGAGACCCGTGTCATCGGGCGCCGAAGGGGCAATTCCTCCCCGGAACCTCTCAGGCCCATGGACCGAGTGCCTTAGGCGACTCTGAAGCGCGATCCCTGGCGTGACAGAGGGGGAGGCTACGAAGCATAGCCAGCAACGGAGCCTCTGATGACCGAACTGTCCGCAATCTTTGCCGATCGCCACATCGGGCCACGCCCGGACGAGGTCGCGCGCATGGTGCAGCTCCTCGGGTACGCCGACGTCGACGCCCTGGTCGATGCCGCCGTGCCCGACTCGATCCGGTCGGCCGAGCCGCTCCGGCTGCCCGAGCCGGCCTCCGAGGTCGACGCGCTGACCGAGCTCCGCCAGCTCGCGGCCCGCAACAACGTCGCCACCTCGATGATCGGCCAGGGGTACTACGGCACCTTCACGCCGTCGGTCATCGTCCGCCGACTGGTCGAGAACCCGGCCTGGTACACGGCCTACACGCCGTACCAGCCGGAGATCTCGCAGGGCCGGCTCGAGGCGCTGCTGAACTTCCAGACCGTCGTGTCCGACCTGACCGGTCTGCCGACCGCGAACGCGTCGCTGCTCGACGAGGGCACCGCGGCCGCCGAGGCGATGACGCTGGCGCACCGCTCGAACAAGAAGAGCAAGTCCGACCGCTTCCTCGTCGACGCCGACTGCTTCGCCCAGACCGTCGCCGTCGTGCAGACCCGGGCCGAGGCGCTCGGCATCGAGGTCGTCGTCGCCGACACCAGCGAAGGCCTGCCCGAGGGCGACTTCTTCGGGCTGCTCGTGCAGTACCCGGGCTCCAACGGCGCCGTCCGCGACCTGAAGCCGCTGATCGACGCGGCCCACGAGCGCGACACGTTGGTTGCCGTCGCTTCCGATCTGCTCGCGCTGACGTTGCTCGACGCACCGGGTGAGGCCGGCGCCGACATCGTCATCGGGTCGTCGCAGCGCTTCGGCGTACCGCTGTTCTACGGCGGTCCGCATGCCGGCTTCATGTCCGTGCGGTCCGGCCTCGAGCGGTCGTTGCCGGGTCGCCTCGTCGGCGTCTCGGTCGACGCGGACGGCGCCCCGGCGTACCGGCTGGCGCTGCAGACCCGCGAGCAGCACATCCGCCGCGAGAAGGCCACCTCCAACATCTGTACGGCGCAGGTCCTGCTGGCTGTCGTCGCCTCGATGTACGCCGTCTACCAC from Kribbella sp. NBC_00709 carries:
- a CDS encoding class I SAM-dependent methyltransferase — its product is MTELAATFHQEAVAEAYQHRPPYPDEVFDRLVALIADEPRRVLDIGAGEGAIARPLAPRVEQVDAIDFSQSMVDAGRQRPGGDHPNISWQVSAIETAELDGPYALVTAGASIHWMPWEETFARIVPHLTPNSQLVVIEHGPVDMPWWDDAVQAIQRHSRKKNHDPKYSVVEAIRDRGLLDLTGTARTAPVTYRQKVVDYVEGFHSTSSLARDLMTPEEAADFDATVEEAVRPYAKDGVLELKIEAELSWGRPRA
- a CDS encoding VOC family protein, with product MHRSRVSTFLIDVRRDEVDDAATFWSAALGVRTSSPDGEPQFISLHDAIPGYVTAIQSVDDEPRYHVDIETDDVAAEVTRLTELGAVEIADWQGCHTLRAPGGHLFCVIPVHSDPAYFEQHATVWGSE
- a CDS encoding DNA polymerase Y family protein, with protein sequence MAGRGLTRTMVIWVPDWPVTAAAVATGRSPDEPIVVLEKGKVLATSAAARAEGVRRGQRARDAQSRCPELVVLKYDPVIDARAFDPVIACLEAITPGVQVIRPGMCALKARGPARFYGGEQAAAEKLLDRLETFDVPGSRVGIADGPFAAEQAARTSSARTRVQVVPPGGSPEFLAPLSVDLLEQPELTDLLRRLGLRSLGAFAQLSGTEVLTRFGPGGAFAHRLAGGSDDRPVTGREVPPELIRALDFEPSVDRVDQVAFAVRVIADELIARLTELGLVCTTLRIEVGTESGRIHEREWLHPRWFTAADVVDRVRWQLQGSGTATSELTSSVVRIRLVPDQVDPVGAHVDGLWGGGADERIHRALSRVQSMLGHGAVVSVVIGGGRGFAERQTLIPWGDPPVPARSPDQPWPGAITGAKQWPTPAPTTIFPEPIPAKVFAADGAQVSVSARGELSGAPAAFSLLPASGPGVQVADSNKIHPITAWAGPWLSTERWWDPSTETRQARFQFQTADTRAWLFTLHQTTWQAQATYD
- a CDS encoding CDP-alcohol phosphatidyltransferase family protein is translated as MPDLEVSDRVWTIPNALSFLRLLGVPLFLWLVLGPKEDGWALLVLAISGFTDWADGQIARRMNQTSRLGQMLDPVADRLYIFATVVGLALRDIIPWWLAIALPLRDVLLTLTLPALHRRGFNALPVHFLGKSATFCLLYAFPLLLLGDGDTTLNLLARVFGWAFAIWGTGLYYWAGALYFAQLRHLVQTVKPIKDAAG
- a CDS encoding YciI family protein, whose protein sequence is MKFLVLIYGNPESRAVWDSLSDEQKKEGMAGYAGLHEALEARGELVASESLDDPGLTKQVLVRDGKPMTTDGPFAEVKEQLAGFYLLDCDSMDRAVEIVAQIPEAPFSVVEVRPVRDLGAFK
- a CDS encoding DUF881 domain-containing protein is translated as MTQQAPQQTTQKPRRVDASMSLLNNLMAHPIDEGYAVAARTRPKDGGKAFRSRHRVMLVAATLVLGFLLAIAASQNYRGAPEAEKQRNELIDRINQADSRLTGLRNHQSQLADEVRRLQASGLSNDSTGAALQQKLDDLELQTGAISVTGPGLKAVIDDAKNADAKEGRLLDVDLQQLVNGLWTSGAEAISVNGHRITSLTAIRGAGSAITVDYSSLTPPYTVLAVGDTATMPARFAQSSGGQWVQYLVSNFDVRMTITTEDSLLVPADATIALRYAKVGSR
- a CDS encoding RNA polymerase sigma factor, which codes for MIEELLREQAPQVLAALVRRYGDFDACEDAVQEALLAASLQWPGEGVPANPRGWLITVASRRRIEVLRNEAARTRREEAVAVAPDPEPASSVDDSLTLLMLCCHPALTSQSQVALTLRAVGGLTTGEIARAFLVPEATIGQRISRAKAKLQGARFAMPPAAEQPERLAAVLHVLYLIFNEGYTASSGTSLHRVELSTEAIRLTRQLRVQLPAEGEVAGLLALMLLTDARRPARTTADGALVPLPEQDRTLWDAKAIAEGTELITATLQAAPVGLYQLQAAIAAVHDSSARAEDTDWREILMLYELLESTAPGPMVTLNRIVAVAMVHGPAAGLALLDDVDAALQEHHRLAAVRAHLLELSGDEVAARQAYELAARLTQSLPEQRYLQARASKLAVDPS